In the genome of Opitutia bacterium KCR 482, one region contains:
- a CDS encoding DNA-3-methyladenine glycosylase, translating to MERKYFKYGETEIAHLKRRDKRLAAAIEKLGMPKRRVEPDLFRALVFSIIGQQISTKAHDSIWRKMTDALGEITPQSVLATQPEDLRALGISFRKIEYMRGAAEKIASGEFDIDALRKMTDDEVCEKLSEIKGVGKWTAEMLMLHSLRRPDVLSFGDFGIQRGLRMVYGHGKITRGLFEKYRKKYSPYGSVACIYLWAVASGAIDGLKDPAEKQKPQPPRGKKPSAKKNTAGK from the coding sequence ATGGAACGCAAATACTTTAAATACGGCGAAACCGAAATCGCCCACCTAAAAAGGCGCGACAAACGCCTTGCGGCGGCAATCGAAAAGCTCGGCATGCCCAAGCGGCGGGTCGAACCCGACCTCTTCCGCGCTCTTGTTTTCAGCATAATCGGGCAGCAAATTTCCACAAAAGCGCACGACTCCATTTGGCGGAAAATGACAGACGCCCTCGGCGAAATCACGCCGCAGTCGGTGCTGGCAACGCAGCCCGAAGATTTGCGCGCGCTCGGAATTTCGTTCAGAAAAATAGAATACATGCGGGGAGCTGCGGAGAAAATAGCATCGGGGGAATTCGACATCGACGCCCTACGCAAAATGACCGACGACGAAGTTTGCGAAAAACTTTCGGAAATCAAAGGGGTCGGCAAATGGACCGCCGAAATGCTCATGCTGCATTCGCTCCGACGCCCCGACGTGCTGAGCTTCGGAGATTTCGGCATTCAGCGCGGACTGCGCATGGTCTACGGGCACGGGAAAATCACGCGCGGGCTTTTCGAAAAATACCGCAAAAAATACTCGCCCTACGGGAGCGTTGCCTGCATCTACCTTTGGGCGGTCGCGTCGGGAGCAATCGACGGACTGAAAGACCCCGCCGAAAAGCAGAAGCCCCAACCGCCGCGCGGTAAAAAACCGTCGGCAAAGAAAAACACCGCCGGCAAATAG
- a CDS encoding helix-turn-helix transcriptional regulator: MKKEVKIYGNPVFAERFRTLMSNRNVRLEDIAEVAGCAVSTASTWRRGRMPRNTGTLKKIADFLSVDAAFLSGNTPHVSGEMGEPVFSNCAESPLAGEIRSHVERLIGLSDEPMLEKLKRELEKNFPVAAATEFADRK; this comes from the coding sequence ATGAAAAAAGAAGTTAAGATTTACGGGAATCCCGTATTTGCGGAAAGATTCAGAACGCTCATGAGCAACCGCAACGTGCGCTTGGAGGACATTGCGGAAGTGGCGGGCTGCGCTGTGAGCACGGCGAGCACATGGCGCAGGGGCAGAATGCCGAGGAACACTGGAACGCTGAAAAAAATTGCCGACTTCCTCTCCGTGGACGCCGCATTCCTTTCTGGCAATACGCCGCATGTTTCGGGGGAAATGGGCGAACCCGTTTTCTCGAACTGCGCGGAATCTCCGCTTGCGGGGGAAATCAGAAGCCATGTCGAAAGGCTCATCGGGCTTTCCGACGAACCCATGCTCGAAAAACTCAAACGCGAACTTGAAAAGAACTTTCCCGTCGCCGCCGCCACGGAATTTGCCGACCGCAAATAG
- a CDS encoding riboflavin synthase yields MFTGIVEATGKVVSFEEKKAAWLLKLEVPDIIADSLAEGDSLACNGCCLTLVGREGNTVSFELLEETIRLTSFEGLSRGALVNLERPLAADARLGGHFVSGHVDVRSTVLDFEQRGKNYYLRVAVPAEFSKYVVYKGSIAIDGISLTIAEAHADSLAVWLIPHTLEVTNLADCKAGKFVNLEFDILAKYVEKIAAGSRENSPYQPQA; encoded by the coding sequence ATGTTTACGGGTATTGTCGAGGCCACGGGGAAAGTGGTTTCTTTCGAGGAAAAAAAAGCGGCTTGGCTCTTGAAGCTTGAAGTTCCCGACATTATCGCCGACTCGCTCGCCGAGGGCGACTCCCTTGCGTGCAACGGCTGCTGCCTGACGCTTGTCGGGCGCGAGGGCAACACGGTGTCGTTCGAGCTTCTCGAAGAGACTATCCGCCTGACGAGCTTCGAGGGGCTGTCGCGCGGTGCTCTCGTGAATTTGGAGCGTCCGCTCGCCGCCGACGCGCGTCTGGGCGGGCACTTCGTAAGCGGGCATGTGGACGTCCGCAGTACCGTGCTCGACTTCGAACAGCGCGGCAAAAACTATTATCTGCGCGTCGCCGTTCCCGCGGAATTTTCAAAGTACGTCGTGTACAAGGGAAGCATCGCAATAGACGGCATTTCTCTCACGATTGCCGAGGCGCATGCCGACTCGCTCGCGGTGTGGCTCATTCCGCACACGCTCGAAGTGACGAACCTCGCCGACTGCAAGGCGGGGAAATTCGTCAATCTCGAATTCGACATACTCGCAAAATACGTCGAGAAAATAGCCGCGGGCAGCCGTGAAAATTCCCCGTACCAGCCGCAGGCGTAG
- a CDS encoding endonuclease/exonuclease/phosphatase family protein has translation MKIPRTSRRRSFRKPSPKRAAQFAAVVLLWVLWSLFSPDFDGGQPADQPAPIPPSEVPVRTSSVAEGRVRVCTWNVRNYSVAGRKIGGKYVQSPKPEAEKTALRKSLAAINADVLLIDEMGDAAFLRELRDDLAKFEGLVYEYTATTRYDSPSRVAIMSRIKPEKFVDCCDIKFEFKGDNRFSPRGTLGACFDVRGVKWYAFAVHLKSPLGARKSDEKFTPFRFAELRAISARIKSETGGCKNVIVAGDFNQEPSDALLRNIRGMVLVPQSDEDGREYTYFWSKKNIFYRYDFFLFSKPMLPFLSGAAAVWKRGGDASDHRPVYVDLDFSKN, from the coding sequence GTGAAAATTCCCCGTACCAGCCGCAGGCGTAGCTTCCGCAAACCGTCGCCGAAACGCGCCGCTCAGTTTGCGGCGGTCGTTTTGCTGTGGGTGCTGTGGTCGCTGTTTTCGCCCGACTTCGACGGCGGACAGCCCGCCGACCAGCCCGCGCCGATTCCCCCGTCGGAAGTTCCCGTGCGGACTTCGTCGGTTGCGGAGGGCAGGGTGCGCGTGTGCACTTGGAATGTCCGCAACTATTCTGTGGCGGGGCGGAAAATCGGCGGGAAGTACGTGCAGTCGCCCAAGCCGGAAGCGGAGAAGACGGCGTTGCGCAAGTCGCTTGCGGCGATAAACGCCGACGTTCTGCTGATAGACGAAATGGGCGACGCAGCCTTTCTGCGCGAACTGCGCGACGACCTCGCGAAATTCGAGGGGCTTGTCTACGAATACACCGCCACAACCCGCTACGACTCGCCGTCGCGCGTGGCGATAATGTCGCGCATAAAGCCCGAAAAATTCGTGGACTGCTGCGACATCAAATTCGAGTTCAAGGGCGACAACCGCTTTTCGCCGCGCGGCACGCTCGGCGCGTGCTTCGATGTCCGCGGCGTAAAATGGTACGCGTTCGCCGTCCACCTGAAAAGTCCGCTCGGGGCGAGGAAGTCGGACGAAAAATTCACGCCGTTCCGCTTTGCGGAGCTTAGGGCGATTTCCGCGAGAATCAAAAGCGAAACGGGCGGCTGCAAAAACGTAATCGTTGCGGGAGACTTCAATCAGGAGCCGAGCGACGCGCTTTTGCGGAACATTCGCGGCATGGTTCTCGTTCCGCAGTCGGACGAAGACGGGCGCGAGTACACTTATTTTTGGTCGAAGAAAAACATATTTTACAGGTACGATTTCTTCCTGTTTTCGAAGCCCATGCTCCCGTTCCTTTCGGGCGCCGCCGCCGTTTGGAAGCGCGGCGGAGACGCAAGCGACCACCGCCCCGTGTACGTCGATTTGGACTTCTCCAAAAACTAA
- the mnmE gene encoding tRNA uridine-5-carboxymethylaminomethyl(34) synthesis GTPase MnmE has translation MEETIAALSTPSGESAIALVRLSGADCARIAREAFRRRTVEPRVANFGVYKNVAGETLDEAVFTLFEKPASYTGEDMLEISCHGNPFIARKILDDLFARGARPAQAGEFTRRAFMNDKLDLSQAEAVALVIGARGERALQAAQKQLSGELGRRVARISDGLLDMSALVEAYIDFPEDDLPEEDKQKLADSADALADDVEKLLATAKYAPLVHDGINAVIAGAPNAGKSSLLNALVGDERAIVSATAGTTRDFISEKLIVGRYAVNLVDTAGLRETDCEIEAKGVAMAVDRLKRCDIGLLVLDAAAGIPELPHGTESVFAPQNTVVVINKCDLPESKPELFEKSFAGFKTVRISCRQNEGLESLRNAVVGLIEEHCITASADDVLVGARHAAALERTLDSIKSARAKIENNEPSELVASDLRESLDALGEIVGKTDNEQILDRIFSKFCIGK, from the coding sequence ATGGAAGAAACGATAGCGGCACTTTCCACTCCCAGCGGGGAGTCGGCAATCGCGCTGGTAAGGCTCAGCGGCGCGGACTGCGCAAGAATTGCGCGGGAGGCTTTCCGCAGGCGGACGGTCGAACCGCGGGTTGCGAATTTCGGCGTCTACAAAAACGTCGCGGGCGAAACGCTCGACGAAGCGGTATTTACGCTTTTCGAAAAACCGGCGTCCTATACGGGCGAGGACATGCTCGAAATCTCGTGCCACGGCAACCCGTTCATCGCGCGGAAAATTCTCGACGACCTCTTTGCCCGCGGCGCAAGACCCGCGCAGGCGGGCGAATTTACGCGGCGGGCGTTCATGAACGACAAGCTCGACCTCTCGCAGGCGGAGGCGGTGGCTCTCGTAATCGGCGCGCGCGGCGAACGCGCGTTGCAGGCGGCGCAAAAACAGCTCTCGGGCGAGCTTGGCAGGCGCGTCGCCCGCATTTCCGACGGGCTTCTCGACATGTCCGCGCTGGTCGAAGCGTACATAGACTTTCCCGAAGACGACCTTCCCGAAGAGGACAAACAGAAGCTTGCCGACTCCGCCGACGCGCTCGCCGACGACGTCGAAAAACTCCTTGCAACCGCCAAGTACGCGCCGCTTGTGCACGACGGCATAAACGCCGTGATTGCGGGCGCGCCGAACGCGGGGAAGTCGTCGCTGCTAAACGCGCTCGTGGGCGACGAACGCGCAATCGTAAGCGCCACGGCGGGCACCACGCGCGACTTCATTTCCGAAAAGCTCATCGTCGGCAGATACGCCGTAAACCTCGTCGACACCGCGGGACTGCGCGAGACGGACTGCGAAATAGAGGCGAAAGGCGTGGCGATGGCGGTGGACAGGCTCAAACGCTGCGACATCGGGCTGCTTGTGCTCGACGCCGCCGCGGGAATCCCGGAGCTTCCGCACGGAACGGAGTCGGTTTTCGCGCCCCAAAACACGGTCGTTGTGATAAACAAGTGCGACCTCCCCGAATCGAAGCCCGAACTTTTCGAAAAAAGCTTTGCGGGCTTCAAAACCGTTCGGATTTCCTGCCGACAAAACGAGGGTCTTGAAAGCCTGCGCAACGCGGTGGTTGGGCTGATTGAAGAGCACTGCATAACGGCGTCGGCGGACGACGTCCTCGTGGGGGCGCGGCACGCGGCGGCTCTCGAAAGAACGCTCGACTCCATAAAATCGGCGCGCGCGAAAATCGAAAACAACGAGCCGTCGGAGCTTGTGGCGTCCGACCTGCGCGAGTCGCTCGACGCCCTCGGCGAAATCGTCGGGAAGACAGACAACGAGCAGATTCTCGACAGGATATTTTCAAAATTTTGCATAGGTAAATAA
- a CDS encoding DUF192 domain-containing protein — translation MPNIVKFVCAYACALLLCACPADKPKPADADAFFDMSVGGVAFRAQLAVSDAEKMRGLMFRDSLGENDGMVFVYETPSRASFWMKNTKIPLDIGFFDKNGVLTEVKKLYPHNLDSVGSSRADILYCIEMNQGWFGKNGVAATDRLDMRKLEAALKARK, via the coding sequence ATGCCGAATATTGTAAAGTTCGTATGCGCGTATGCGTGCGCGTTGCTTTTGTGCGCATGCCCAGCCGACAAGCCGAAACCCGCCGACGCCGACGCGTTTTTCGACATGTCGGTAGGCGGCGTCGCGTTCAGGGCGCAGCTGGCGGTCTCCGACGCAGAGAAAATGCGCGGGCTGATGTTCAGAGACTCGCTCGGCGAAAACGACGGCATGGTATTCGTCTACGAAACGCCGTCAAGGGCGTCGTTCTGGATGAAGAACACGAAAATCCCGCTCGACATCGGATTTTTCGACAAAAACGGAGTGCTCACGGAGGTCAAAAAGCTCTACCCGCACAACCTCGATTCGGTGGGGTCGTCGCGGGCCGACATTCTCTACTGCATAGAGATGAATCAGGGCTGGTTCGGCAAAAACGGCGTCGCGGCTACGGACAGGCTCGACATGCGCAAACTCGAAGCGGCGTTGAAGGCGCGGAAATGA
- a CDS encoding Xaa-Pro peptidase family protein: MKREIVLRGSCQTDADMLYFTGVPVPDPFYAFTLRGRKCALIGALELGRLSKGGRLDEIFDLSSLSRKYFPNGRADETAVLAKILKNSRVRGLLVPQNFPALQLERLRAAGFDVAVADFPILPERDVKSARELAEIEKANAVAAKGFARIAQILRESEVSDGKLVWRNRTVSSQLLRFEVESAALAEGADAMYTIVAGGNQACDPHEVGHGAILPNSLIVADIFPRLRSSGYFGDMTRTFLKGTPSDAQARLVETVAAAQRLALSKIRDGAEGSEIHADVDDFFAENGYYTEFRKGAWGGFFHSTGHGVGLDIHEKISISPRKCKLRSGNVVTVEPGLYYRGIGGCRIEDTVVVRKTRARKLSNYPYDWVIK, from the coding sequence ATGAAAAGAGAAATTGTTTTGAGGGGCTCGTGCCAAACCGACGCCGACATGCTTTACTTTACGGGCGTTCCCGTCCCCGACCCCTTCTACGCGTTCACGCTGCGCGGGCGCAAATGCGCGTTAATCGGCGCGCTCGAATTGGGTCGGCTGTCGAAGGGCGGGCGGCTCGACGAAATTTTCGACCTCAGCTCACTTTCCCGCAAATATTTTCCGAACGGACGCGCCGACGAAACCGCCGTGCTTGCGAAAATCCTCAAAAACTCCCGCGTCCGCGGGCTGCTTGTGCCGCAGAATTTCCCCGCATTGCAGCTCGAAAGGCTCAGGGCGGCGGGCTTCGACGTCGCCGTTGCAGACTTCCCGATTCTCCCCGAACGCGACGTGAAATCGGCCCGCGAGCTTGCCGAAATCGAAAAGGCGAACGCCGTAGCCGCAAAGGGCTTTGCGCGGATAGCGCAGATTCTGCGCGAGTCGGAAGTGTCCGACGGAAAGCTCGTCTGGCGGAATCGGACGGTTTCGAGCCAGCTTCTGCGCTTCGAGGTCGAAAGCGCGGCGTTGGCGGAGGGCGCGGACGCAATGTACACGATTGTCGCGGGCGGAAATCAGGCGTGCGACCCGCACGAAGTCGGGCACGGCGCGATTCTCCCGAATTCCCTGATTGTTGCCGACATCTTCCCGCGCCTGAGGTCGTCGGGCTATTTCGGCGACATGACCCGCACGTTCTTGAAGGGAACTCCCAGCGACGCGCAGGCGCGGCTTGTCGAAACCGTCGCCGCCGCCCAGAGGCTTGCGCTTTCGAAAATCCGCGACGGCGCGGAAGGCTCTGAAATCCACGCCGATGTTGACGACTTCTTCGCCGAAAACGGCTATTATACCGAGTTCCGCAAGGGCGCGTGGGGCGGATTTTTCCATTCCACGGGGCACGGCGTTGGACTTGACATTCACGAAAAAATTTCGATAAGCCCGCGCAAGTGCAAACTGCGTTCCGGCAACGTCGTCACCGTCGAACCGGGGTTGTACTACCGCGGAATAGGGGGGTGTAGGATAGAGGACACCGTGGTTGTGCGCAAAACCCGCGCGCGCAAACTCTCGAACTACCCCTACGATTGGGTCATAAAATAG
- a CDS encoding PDZ domain-containing protein, with protein sequence MFRWLVILVCAFASAGMVRAEIGEKAFRERAKCAVAVKYSIELEEDRRQVATMGMVADSGGTVIVPASEIPLSLRHDELKDFKIHFFGGDPDGYSAEYLGADSLSGTHFLKLKKGLPDGLVPYTSFARAGVSRGQTVWGAGISREEFLFEPYLLKSYVSDIGRRPVMKAASPVPVAAVGTAVFDESGKFVGWGDSPASELRLLYAEKINGLPITLAAPVSTDSFILPDELDKILARRPSRPEGDKFGWLGLVNTKVLKRDVAKMMGVGNASAFLISDIAKGSPAETAGLKKGDIVVAVDGKSVEVCFEQFALYNFRLLFAEHKKGDKISLSVIRASDAPRKVEVVVGENPKTHRESKTKYFKRIGFSVREYLFDDAVARKTLEIKTDAPPVIKYVKPNSPAASALPARLFAGDIVREINSKPVSSYAEAVAELAKLDASAKEIVILAEDMKETKLVRIKLD encoded by the coding sequence ATGTTCAGGTGGCTCGTAATTCTTGTCTGCGCGTTCGCTTCGGCGGGCATGGTCCGCGCGGAAATCGGCGAAAAGGCGTTCCGCGAACGCGCAAAATGCGCGGTCGCGGTAAAATACAGCATAGAGCTTGAAGAGGACAGACGGCAGGTTGCTACAATGGGCATGGTTGCCGACTCCGGCGGCACGGTTATAGTGCCCGCAAGCGAGATTCCGCTTTCGCTCCGCCACGACGAACTCAAAGACTTTAAAATCCACTTCTTCGGCGGCGACCCCGACGGCTACTCCGCCGAATACCTCGGCGCGGACTCTCTTTCGGGCACGCACTTCCTCAAACTGAAAAAGGGGCTTCCCGACGGACTCGTTCCGTATACGTCGTTTGCGCGGGCGGGCGTTTCGCGCGGGCAGACGGTGTGGGGCGCGGGAATTTCGCGCGAGGAGTTTTTGTTCGAGCCGTACCTGCTGAAATCGTATGTGTCCGACATCGGGCGGCGTCCCGTAATGAAGGCGGCGTCCCCCGTTCCCGTAGCGGCGGTGGGCACGGCGGTATTCGACGAAAGCGGAAAATTCGTCGGCTGGGGAGACTCTCCCGCAAGCGAGCTTCGCCTGCTCTACGCCGAAAAAATCAACGGGCTTCCGATAACGCTCGCCGCGCCGGTCTCGACCGACTCTTTCATTCTGCCCGACGAGCTTGACAAAATTCTCGCCCGCCGCCCCTCGCGCCCCGAAGGCGACAAATTCGGCTGGCTCGGTCTTGTCAACACAAAGGTTTTGAAGCGCGACGTCGCAAAAATGATGGGCGTGGGGAACGCCAGCGCGTTTCTAATCAGCGACATCGCCAAAGGCTCGCCCGCGGAAACTGCGGGGCTGAAAAAGGGCGACATCGTGGTGGCGGTGGACGGGAAGTCGGTGGAAGTCTGCTTCGAGCAATTCGCGCTCTACAATTTCAGGCTGCTGTTTGCCGAGCATAAAAAGGGCGACAAAATTTCGCTTTCGGTAATCCGCGCGTCCGACGCCCCGCGCAAAGTAGAAGTTGTCGTGGGCGAGAACCCGAAAACCCACAGGGAGTCGAAGACGAAGTATTTTAAAAGGATAGGTTTTTCCGTCCGCGAATACCTTTTCGACGACGCCGTAGCCCGCAAAACCCTCGAAATAAAGACCGACGCCCCGCCCGTCATAAAATACGTAAAGCCGAACAGCCCCGCGGCGTCCGCGCTGCCCGCCCGCCTGTTTGCGGGCGACATTGTGCGCGAAATAAATTCAAAGCCCGTGTCCTCCTACGCCGAGGCCGTCGCGGAGCTTGCAAAGCTCGACGCGTCCGCAAAGGAAATCGTGATTTTGGCGGAGGACATGAAAGAGACAAAACTCGTGAGAATCAAGCTCGACTGA
- a CDS encoding MotA/TolQ/ExbB proton channel family protein: MGNRFLKFFALFAAAFAPAFAGLAAESNWARGELEKARAADAAAVAKIAAERAEIAARISRLAEESASLDASLAAARAEASALATLSEKSKFYDSVWASVFETANRRFGAVSPSLESVERAVSERMQSLFNPLAQTDFTAVRAKTGEKLVGKTFRVGGFSYFVGSSTAGFLAESGALYGESRAKEIADFAGGRAGTLPADVSGGALFDAESKSRTFAEDVAVGGVLMYPILFFGLISLAVFLWKTASFARLRRAPKNAVSAVLSALEERGAEAAETAARRMGYPYADMLSAMLESRNSPVSQLEEIAYEHMLSVGGRLHWGLSVLSVSATVAPLFGLLGTVTGIIKTFADLSAQGLGNARLLGAGIGEALITTEYGLIVAIPAFVAHAFLTRRARAVLADMEKLASSFLAVVKK; this comes from the coding sequence ATGGGAAATAGGTTTTTGAAATTCTTTGCGCTATTCGCCGCCGCGTTCGCGCCCGCCTTTGCGGGGCTTGCGGCGGAGTCAAACTGGGCGCGGGGAGAGCTTGAAAAGGCGCGGGCGGCGGACGCGGCGGCCGTCGCTAAAATCGCGGCGGAACGCGCGGAAATTGCGGCGCGGATTTCAAGGCTCGCGGAGGAGTCGGCGTCGCTCGACGCTTCGCTCGCGGCGGCGAGGGCGGAGGCTTCCGCGCTTGCGACGCTTTCGGAAAAATCCAAATTCTACGACTCCGTCTGGGCGTCCGTTTTCGAGACCGCAAACCGACGCTTCGGCGCGGTTTCGCCGTCGTTGGAATCTGTGGAGCGGGCGGTTTCGGAGCGCATGCAGTCGCTCTTCAACCCGCTCGCGCAGACCGATTTTACGGCGGTTCGGGCAAAGACGGGCGAGAAGCTTGTCGGCAAAACTTTCAGGGTGGGCGGGTTTTCGTACTTTGTGGGAAGCTCGACCGCTGGCTTTTTGGCGGAGTCGGGCGCGTTGTACGGAGAGTCCCGCGCGAAGGAAATTGCGGACTTCGCCGGGGGGCGCGCCGGCACTCTGCCCGCCGACGTTTCGGGCGGCGCGTTGTTCGACGCCGAATCGAAGTCGCGCACGTTTGCCGAGGACGTCGCCGTCGGCGGCGTTTTGATGTACCCCATTCTCTTTTTCGGACTCATTTCGCTTGCGGTGTTTTTGTGGAAAACCGCAAGTTTTGCCCGCCTGCGCCGCGCCCCGAAAAACGCGGTATCCGCCGTGCTTTCGGCGTTGGAAGAAAGGGGCGCGGAAGCCGCCGAAACCGCCGCGCGGCGCATGGGCTATCCCTATGCGGACATGCTTTCTGCGATGCTTGAATCGCGCAATTCGCCGGTTTCGCAGTTGGAGGAAATCGCCTACGAGCACATGCTTTCGGTCGGCGGGCGTCTGCACTGGGGATTGTCGGTGCTGTCGGTTTCGGCGACGGTCGCTCCGCTTTTCGGGCTTTTGGGGACGGTAACAGGCATAATCAAAACTTTCGCCGACCTCTCGGCGCAGGGGCTTGGCAACGCGCGGCTTCTCGGCGCGGGAATCGGCGAGGCTCTGATAACCACCGAGTACGGGCTGATTGTGGCAATACCCGCGTTCGTCGCCCACGCGTTCCTGACGCGCCGCGCGCGCGCGGTTCTTGCCGACATGGAAAAACTTGCGTCGTCGTTTCTGGCGGTGGTAAAAAAATGA
- a CDS encoding MotA/TolQ/ExbB proton channel family protein — protein MTESFAELFCGVFAAGGILMYPLAAIALYAYFCAFKTSLRLGWLNALCADEKSFAREFVKFESENSAPDVKSAFARLRSELLSDEERRVKMLKSLAVAAPLVGLLGTVAGMTETIVSSASDSSAGVAEGISVALITTQAGLVVAIPAWIAAVFAHAQMRKLLTTLAARESSFGRESL, from the coding sequence ATGACGGAATCTTTTGCGGAGTTGTTTTGCGGGGTGTTCGCGGCGGGCGGAATTTTGATGTATCCGCTGGCGGCGATTGCCTTGTACGCGTATTTTTGCGCGTTTAAAACGTCCCTGCGGCTGGGCTGGCTTAACGCGCTTTGCGCCGACGAAAAATCGTTCGCGCGGGAGTTCGTAAAATTCGAATCGGAAAATTCCGCGCCCGACGTAAAATCGGCGTTCGCGCGGCTGCGGTCGGAACTGCTTTCGGACGAGGAGCGCAGGGTGAAAATGCTGAAATCGCTGGCGGTCGCCGCGCCGCTTGTCGGTCTTTTGGGGACTGTCGCGGGAATGACCGAAACCATTGTCTCCTCCGCCTCCGATTCCTCCGCGGGCGTCGCCGAGGGAATTTCGGTTGCGCTCATAACCACTCAGGCGGGGCTTGTCGTTGCGATTCCCGCGTGGATTGCGGCGGTGTTCGCGCATGCGCAAATGCGGAAGCTTCTGACGACTCTTGCCGCGCGGGAGTCGTCATTCGGGAGGGAGTCATTGTGA
- a CDS encoding biopolymer transporter ExbD: protein MSLRRPNFSDGEGEESINISPLIDVIFILLIFFVVTTTFSDGGAVKIDVPKAATAVRPESKPLTISIAADSSVSVGGVKVSRAELEARLRAHMRFDKTVVLRGDSSAPVSTLVEIMDTAKLCGAEEIYVSAEKK, encoded by the coding sequence GTGAGCCTGCGCAGACCAAATTTTTCGGACGGAGAGGGCGAGGAGTCGATAAACATTTCTCCGCTAATCGACGTCATTTTCATACTGCTGATTTTCTTTGTGGTGACCACAACGTTTTCGGACGGCGGCGCGGTGAAAATCGACGTGCCGAAGGCGGCGACTGCCGTCCGCCCCGAATCGAAGCCGCTGACAATCTCGATTGCGGCCGATTCGTCGGTTTCGGTCGGCGGCGTGAAGGTGTCGCGGGCGGAGCTTGAAGCGCGTCTTCGCGCGCACATGCGCTTCGACAAAACGGTGGTGTTGCGCGGCGATTCGTCCGCGCCCGTTTCGACTCTCGTGGAAATCATGGACACCGCAAAATTGTGCGGGGCGGAGGAAATCTACGTTTCGGCGGAGAAAAAATGA
- a CDS encoding energy transducer TonB, which translates to MKTAFQSKNYGFASAICAAAATLAAFAVLPLSVAVSRRDAAGRPPKLVRVYSAAQRQSDGGAKNAGASGRGASAVVPNFSGAKKAAEFTVPALDFSSVGVAVPDFGAGGNLAFDSFVGGLSDSETKFDAFELDALDKIPRRLNSVRIDYPRKLLDRGIEGEVLLNVVVDSDGSVEVESVASSTDARFEKSAVDAALKLRYESPMKNGERVRARFVLPIPFKIVK; encoded by the coding sequence ATGAAGACGGCGTTCCAGTCCAAAAACTACGGCTTTGCCTCCGCGATTTGCGCGGCGGCGGCGACATTGGCGGCGTTTGCGGTGCTTCCGCTTTCGGTCGCGGTTTCGCGTCGGGACGCCGCGGGGCGGCCGCCCAAGCTTGTGCGCGTGTATTCCGCCGCGCAGCGACAGTCGGACGGCGGCGCGAAAAACGCGGGGGCTTCGGGACGAGGGGCATCGGCGGTCGTGCCGAATTTTTCTGGCGCAAAGAAGGCTGCGGAATTTACCGTGCCCGCGCTCGACTTTTCGTCGGTGGGCGTCGCCGTTCCCGATTTCGGCGCGGGCGGAAACCTCGCGTTCGACTCTTTCGTCGGAGGGCTTTCAGATTCCGAAACGAAATTCGACGCCTTCGAGCTTGACGCGCTCGACAAAATTCCGAGGCGTCTTAATTCCGTCCGCATAGACTACCCCCGCAAGCTGCTCGACCGCGGAATCGAGGGAGAGGTTTTGCTGAACGTCGTGGTCGATTCCGACGGCAGCGTTGAAGTTGAGTCCGTGGCAAGCTCTACCGACGCGCGGTTCGAAAAAAGCGCGGTTGACGCGGCTTTGAAATTGCGCTACGAATCGCCCATGAAAAACGGGGAACGCGTGCGCGCGCGCTTCGTTCTGCCGATACCCTTTAAAATAGTGAAATGA